The Flavobacterium praedii genome window below encodes:
- the menA gene encoding 1,4-dihydroxy-2-naphthoate octaprenyltransferase: MKHWIEAARLRTLPLSVSGIIVGSMYALANPTDNVLTPTDVFNWEIFAFALLTTLGLQVLSNFANDYGDGVKGTDNEDRVGPKRAIQSGVITPQAMKRALVITSILTLFSAVFLIYVAFGETNLVYSLFYLALGIMAIISAIRYTVGNSAYGYKGYGDIFVFVFFGLVSTLGVNFLYSKQLDSILILPATAIGLLSVAVLNLNNMRDQASDAKAGKNTVVVKMGAEKAKKYHYFLIVSAMISVVAFAILSDFRFDQYLFLLAYIPLTKHLITVSKNQDPKLLDPELKKVALSTFLLSILLSVCMISLISDIFVNVFLGGR, encoded by the coding sequence ATGAAACACTGGATTGAAGCCGCAAGATTAAGAACATTACCATTATCAGTTTCTGGAATAATCGTAGGAAGTATGTATGCGTTGGCAAACCCTACTGATAATGTGTTGACACCAACTGATGTTTTCAATTGGGAAATATTTGCTTTTGCGCTATTAACAACTTTAGGGTTACAAGTACTTTCTAATTTTGCCAATGATTACGGCGACGGTGTCAAAGGAACCGATAATGAGGATAGAGTAGGGCCAAAACGCGCCATACAAAGTGGAGTGATAACACCCCAAGCAATGAAACGTGCCTTGGTAATTACATCAATATTAACTTTGTTTTCGGCAGTGTTTTTGATTTATGTTGCTTTTGGAGAAACAAATCTGGTGTATTCTTTGTTCTATTTAGCTCTTGGAATTATGGCTATAATTTCTGCAATTCGGTATACTGTTGGTAATTCAGCTTATGGGTACAAAGGATATGGTGATATTTTTGTATTCGTATTCTTCGGATTGGTAAGTACTTTGGGGGTTAATTTTCTGTATTCTAAACAATTGGATTCAATACTTATTTTGCCAGCTACGGCAATTGGATTATTGAGTGTCGCTGTTTTAAATCTGAATAATATGCGTGACCAAGCATCTGATGCCAAAGCAGGTAAGAATACTGTTGTGGTAAAAATGGGTGCCGAAAAAGCCAAAAAATATCATTATTTCCTAATTGTTTCCGCTATGATTTCGGTAGTTGCATTTGCGATATTAAGCGATTTTCGTTTTGATCAATACCTGTTTTTATTGGCATACATTCCGTTAACAAAACATTTAATTACAGTATCCAAAAATCAAGATCCAAAATTATTAGATCCCGAATTAAAGAAAGTAGCGTTGAGCACCTTTTTACTTTCGATATTATTATCGGTATGCATGATTTCTTTGATTTCGGATATTTTTGTTAATGTTTTCTTGGGAGGACGATAA
- a CDS encoding metal-dependent hydrolase, with protein sequence MKITFYGHASLGIEVSGKHILVDPYISANPKASHININDLKADFILLTHAHGDHILDVEYIASRTNAVIVSNAEIAGYYGKKGFQTHPMNHGGSWNFDFGKLKYVSAIHSSSFPDGTYGGNPGGFVIEGEHKNIYIAGDTALTMDMKLIPMRTQLDLAILPIGDNFTMDIEDAIIASDFVACDKILGIHYDTFGYIEINHEQAIKKFFDKGKDLMLLEIGSFIEL encoded by the coding sequence ATGAAAATAACATTCTACGGTCACGCCTCTTTGGGAATCGAAGTTAGTGGCAAACACATTCTTGTAGACCCTTATATTTCGGCCAATCCAAAGGCGTCACATATCAATATTAACGATCTGAAAGCTGATTTTATACTTTTAACACACGCTCACGGTGATCATATTCTCGATGTCGAATACATTGCGTCAAGAACCAATGCGGTGATTGTTTCGAATGCTGAAATTGCTGGTTATTACGGTAAAAAAGGATTTCAAACACACCCAATGAATCACGGTGGAAGCTGGAATTTTGATTTTGGAAAACTAAAATATGTAAGCGCGATTCACTCCAGTTCTTTTCCGGATGGAACGTATGGCGGGAATCCAGGTGGTTTTGTAATCGAGGGCGAACACAAAAACATTTACATTGCTGGCGACACCGCGCTTACTATGGATATGAAATTGATTCCGATGCGAACCCAACTCGATTTGGCGATTTTGCCAATAGGAGATAACTTCACAATGGATATTGAGGATGCCATTATTGCCTCCGATTTTGTGGCCTGCGATAAAATTCTTGGTATTCACTACGATACTTTTGGTTATATCGAAATCAATCACGAGCAAGCCATCAAAAAATTCTTCGATAAAGGAAAAGACTTGATGTTGCTCGAAATCGGAAGTTTTATCGAATTATAA
- a CDS encoding DNA polymerase III translates to MESLLLINDPKLNGANITFELPNEGSKIDFESEMIGLLGHLRGHLHNHNITIEVNVNESIEIKRSFTDQDRYNRFLEINPNIELLRTTFGLDLDA, encoded by the coding sequence ATGGAATCCTTACTTTTAATCAATGATCCAAAACTTAATGGTGCCAATATTACTTTTGAACTACCTAATGAGGGCTCTAAAATAGATTTTGAAAGCGAAATGATTGGACTCTTGGGACATTTACGCGGCCATTTACACAATCACAATATCACTATAGAAGTAAATGTAAACGAAAGTATCGAAATCAAAAGAAGCTTCACCGACCAAGATCGCTACAACAGATTTCTAGAAATCAACCCAAATATTGAATTACTGAGAACTACTTTTGGTTTGGATTTAGATGCATAA
- a CDS encoding PH domain-containing protein, producing the protein MGADFNEPQRQSIVGIFVMFVYSLQGYAKALWPILVIWIFKFDQINKGYLLVGTIAVFAVIGIVSYLKYLNFTFYIDQENEEFIITEGIFNKTKTTIQLYKIQQVNINQSLIQRLVGVYELAVDTAGSNKKEGDIRAISHELALDLKARLLENENKKVPNNDDSISISDKILTDKAIHSEAPFIKIGFLSLLKIGITSNYIKSFFVLLAFFFTLFDHIKQITGRDVLHDENIEDYVDKSQVATAFLIFFIIFFLAVIVINLVKTIFTYFDYKIARQKGSLLLSYGLLNTKSTILKPEKVQITSITQNFFQKKLNVLHLKIKQATGGEKEDHKLAIEIPGCDKLEKDAILKLLFQKIPEKGVMLKPNFRKLGFSVFLTIGLPMLGFYFVRDLLMEELPTIDYFVLLFVVFIGIIQFFIFKNNRLYINDDFIILQSGAWDVTNKIIIPSKIQAITTSQLFWHKNINIGSLTLYTAGGNISFQLGNFTAIKQYVNLWLYEMETSDSNWM; encoded by the coding sequence ATGGGAGCCGATTTCAATGAACCCCAAAGACAATCTATTGTTGGGATTTTTGTAATGTTTGTTTATTCGCTTCAAGGATATGCCAAAGCTTTATGGCCTATTTTGGTGATTTGGATTTTTAAATTTGATCAAATCAATAAAGGGTATTTGTTGGTAGGGACTATAGCTGTTTTTGCTGTAATCGGAATTGTTTCTTATTTAAAATATTTGAATTTTACCTTTTATATCGATCAAGAAAATGAGGAGTTTATTATAACGGAAGGCATTTTCAATAAAACTAAAACAACGATACAACTTTATAAAATTCAACAAGTAAATATTAATCAGTCATTAATACAGCGATTGGTAGGTGTTTATGAATTGGCTGTAGATACGGCTGGCTCCAATAAAAAAGAAGGAGATATCAGAGCTATTTCACATGAATTGGCTTTAGATTTGAAAGCTCGTTTATTAGAGAATGAAAATAAAAAGGTTCCAAATAACGACGATTCAATTAGTATTTCAGATAAAATTTTAACTGATAAAGCTATTCATTCTGAAGCTCCGTTTATAAAAATCGGTTTTTTAAGTTTATTGAAAATTGGAATTACTTCAAACTATATAAAAAGCTTTTTTGTATTACTGGCTTTCTTTTTTACACTTTTCGATCATATCAAGCAAATAACTGGAAGAGATGTTTTGCACGATGAAAATATCGAAGATTATGTGGATAAAAGCCAAGTTGCTACTGCATTTTTGATATTTTTTATCATTTTCTTTTTGGCTGTTATTGTTATTAATTTGGTTAAAACAATTTTTACCTATTTTGATTATAAAATTGCGCGGCAAAAAGGATCGTTATTGCTTTCTTATGGCTTGTTGAATACTAAAAGTACGATCTTAAAACCTGAAAAGGTTCAAATTACAAGTATAACTCAGAATTTTTTTCAAAAGAAGTTGAATGTACTGCATCTTAAAATCAAACAAGCAACTGGTGGAGAAAAAGAAGATCACAAACTCGCTATCGAAATTCCCGGTTGTGACAAACTGGAAAAAGATGCGATTTTAAAATTATTGTTTCAAAAGATTCCCGAAAAAGGAGTAATGCTCAAACCTAATTTTAGAAAACTTGGTTTTTCCGTTTTCCTAACAATCGGATTACCAATGTTGGGCTTTTATTTTGTTAGAGATTTGCTAATGGAAGAATTGCCTACTATTGATTATTTTGTGTTGTTATTTGTTGTTTTTATTGGAATAATTCAGTTTTTTATATTCAAAAACAATCGTCTTTATATTAATGATGATTTTATAATTCTGCAAAGCGGTGCTTGGGATGTAACAAATAAAATTATTATACCCAGTAAAATTCAGGCGATTACAACTTCTCAACTCTTTTGGCATAAAAATATCAATATTGGTTCCTTAACTTTGTATACCGCAGGAGGGAATATTAGTTTTCAATTGGGTAATTTTACAGCTATAAAACAATATGTCAATCTTTGGTTGTACGAAATGGAAACTTCCGATAGCAATTGGATGTAG
- a CDS encoding o-succinylbenzoate synthase, with product MKATYHKYILNFKRPSGTSRGVMTEKETWFIVLEQDGKKGIGECGLLRGLSIDDRPDYEDKLQWTCANIHLGKDQLWEALLEFPSIQFGVEMAFQSLASKNPFLLFPSDFTNGTKSIAINGLVWMGSATFMKQQIEEKLADGFRCIKLKIGAIDFDKELQLLRYIRQHFSPEQVEIRVDANGAFDSNEALYRLNQLTEFKLHSIEQPIRKNNTDSMAELCRTTPFPIALDEELIGVFTVAEKEELLLKIKPQYIILKPSFVGGFRGTQEWITLAEKLNIGWWITSALESNIGLNAIAQWTFLLNNSMPQGLGTGALYTNNFDCPLQVSQGQLWHSNALNWDLDIDTF from the coding sequence TTGAAAGCAACCTACCACAAATACATATTAAATTTCAAACGCCCATCCGGAACTTCTCGTGGAGTGATGACCGAAAAAGAAACTTGGTTTATTGTTTTGGAGCAAGACGGTAAAAAGGGAATAGGAGAGTGTGGTCTTTTGAGAGGGTTGAGTATTGACGACCGTCCCGATTATGAAGATAAATTGCAATGGACGTGTGCTAATATTCATCTTGGTAAAGATCAACTTTGGGAGGCCTTGTTAGAGTTTCCATCCATACAGTTTGGAGTCGAAATGGCATTCCAGTCTTTGGCTAGTAAAAATCCTTTTTTACTCTTTCCATCAGACTTCACAAACGGTACAAAATCGATTGCTATAAATGGATTGGTTTGGATGGGTTCAGCCACTTTTATGAAGCAACAAATCGAGGAGAAATTAGCTGATGGATTTCGATGCATTAAACTCAAAATTGGTGCCATAGATTTCGATAAAGAATTGCAATTATTGCGTTATATTCGGCAACATTTCAGTCCAGAGCAAGTAGAAATAAGAGTCGATGCTAACGGTGCTTTTGATTCGAATGAAGCTTTATATAGATTAAATCAACTAACTGAATTTAAACTACATAGTATAGAGCAACCTATTCGAAAAAACAACACTGACAGTATGGCAGAGCTATGTAGAACCACTCCTTTTCCTATTGCTTTGGACGAAGAACTAATAGGCGTGTTTACAGTTGCTGAAAAAGAAGAATTATTACTCAAAATAAAGCCTCAATACATCATTTTGAAACCTAGTTTTGTGGGTGGATTCCGCGGTACTCAAGAGTGGATTACCTTGGCTGAAAAGCTTAATATTGGATGGTGGATAACCTCTGCATTGGAAAGTAATATTGGCTTGAATGCTATCGCGCAATGGACTTTTTTGCTTAACAATTCGATGCCGCAAGGATTGGGAACAGGTGCATTATATACTAATAATTTTGACTGCCCTTTGCAAGTTTCTCAAGGTCAATTGTGGCACAGCAATGCGTTAAATTGGGATTTGGATATTGATACATTTTAA
- a CDS encoding tetratricopeptide repeat protein, whose product MTKQLLSFITLLFTTFAFAQQDGYWDKDRSTTKEIKVSARDRIVIKTEDLPLGTTEIVYRITLLDENQQLAGSLVSVLKSIPDPTGISQGSAGAVFVLSKISGDDKCTYAVFSSDKLALEYKDSGKTMESCLVQDEPVSKDAKRLSIEKSKCLNGNALWFGFESKNWIMNQKIILEVVPWVDKKLSRGWSLDNRKNIIDQCKTSSLAQKMVNSDDFCVCVLDKIQTKYKYQEFQKLLTVERSKAFKDSGSSCFGETSTSNAVYSDLRNQASLLIKKAKYGDAIEKLGVIVNDGKATVLDYSAIGSCYLLTKQYGKALKYLQDGEKLDSTELLLQLNLAHAYLLNDNYKEAKKIYKKYQNQNVTDSLSWVQKTEQDFKAFQKAGIQSEDFERVLKLLE is encoded by the coding sequence ATGACCAAGCAGCTTCTTTCTTTCATTACACTTCTATTTACAACATTTGCATTTGCTCAACAAGACGGTTACTGGGACAAAGACAGATCGACAACCAAAGAAATCAAGGTTTCCGCCAGAGACCGAATCGTCATAAAAACCGAAGATTTACCCCTTGGAACTACCGAAATTGTTTATAGAATCACTCTTTTGGATGAAAATCAGCAATTGGCCGGCAGTTTGGTTTCGGTTCTGAAATCAATTCCCGATCCTACTGGTATCAGTCAAGGATCTGCAGGAGCTGTTTTTGTCTTGTCCAAAATATCTGGAGACGATAAATGTACATACGCTGTTTTTTCATCCGATAAATTGGCTTTAGAATACAAAGATTCAGGAAAAACAATGGAATCCTGTTTGGTTCAGGACGAACCAGTCAGTAAAGACGCCAAACGTCTTTCAATCGAAAAATCAAAGTGTCTTAATGGAAATGCGTTGTGGTTTGGTTTTGAAAGCAAAAACTGGATCATGAACCAAAAAATCATTTTGGAAGTTGTGCCTTGGGTAGATAAAAAACTAAGTCGAGGATGGAGTCTGGATAACCGAAAAAATATTATTGACCAATGCAAAACATCCAGCTTGGCTCAAAAAATGGTTAATTCTGATGATTTTTGCGTTTGTGTTTTGGATAAAATTCAAACGAAGTACAAATATCAGGAGTTTCAAAAGCTATTGACAGTAGAGCGATCCAAAGCTTTTAAAGATTCAGGAAGCAGTTGTTTTGGCGAAACAAGTACTTCTAATGCAGTTTATTCTGATTTGCGTAATCAAGCTTCGCTTTTGATAAAAAAAGCCAAATATGGGGATGCAATTGAAAAATTAGGGGTAATTGTAAACGATGGTAAAGCTACGGTATTAGATTATAGTGCAATTGGAAGCTGTTATCTGTTGACCAAACAATACGGAAAAGCATTAAAGTATCTTCAAGACGGTGAAAAACTCGATAGTACAGAGTTGTTGTTGCAATTGAATTTGGCGCATGCCTATTTGTTAAATGACAATTACAAAGAAGCCAAAAAAATATACAAGAAATACCAAAATCAAAACGTTACTGATAGTTTGAGTTGGGTTCAAAAAACGGAACAGGATTTCAAGGCTTTTCAAAAAGCGGGAATTCAGAGTGAAGATTTTGAAAGAGTATTGAAATTACTGGAGTAA
- a CDS encoding PH domain-containing protein → MEDFTNETIDTTQLPKFEDVSLSVLHPDYWKVTLINLAVFFLIIGTGVGLLLFFNMELFPFILELSIGFGVLVLLVLFFSRISFKKKGFAFRTHDVLYRNGIIATNTLVIPYNRVQHVALHEGLISRFFGLAKIQIFTAGGSSSDIEIPGIAKEQAENIKQLLMGKIQKQL, encoded by the coding sequence ATGGAAGACTTCACAAACGAAACTATTGATACTACTCAACTTCCTAAATTTGAAGATGTATCATTATCTGTTTTGCATCCTGATTATTGGAAAGTAACATTGATAAACCTAGCTGTATTTTTTTTGATTATTGGGACAGGAGTTGGACTTTTGTTATTTTTTAATATGGAGCTTTTTCCTTTTATTTTGGAACTCAGTATTGGCTTTGGAGTTTTAGTACTTTTGGTTCTTTTCTTTTCGAGAATAAGTTTTAAGAAAAAAGGTTTTGCATTTAGAACTCATGACGTTTTGTATAGAAATGGCATAATTGCTACCAATACACTTGTAATTCCTTATAATAGAGTACAGCACGTGGCTTTACATGAAGGATTAATTTCTCGTTTTTTTGGGTTGGCAAAAATCCAAATTTTCACTGCTGGAGGAAGTTCCAGTGATATAGAAATCCCTGGAATTGCCAAAGAACAAGCTGAAAATATCAAACAACTTTTGATGGGTAAAATTCAAAAACAATTGTAA
- a CDS encoding 1,4-dihydroxy-2-naphthoyl-CoA synthase translates to MNRMDWITAKEFEDITYKKCNGVARIAFNRPDVRNAFRPKTTSELYQAFYDAQEDTSIGVVLLSAEGPSSKDGVYSFCSGGDQNARGHQGYVGDDGQHRLNILEVQRLIRFMPKVVIAVVPGWAVGGGHSLHVVCDMTLASKEHAIFKQTDADVTSFDGGYGSAYLAKMVGQKKAREIFFLGRNYSAQEAMDMGMVNAVIPHAELEDTAYEWAQEILGKSPMAIKMLKFAMNLTDDGMVGQQVFAGEATRLAYMTEEAKEGRNAFLEKRKPNFEKKWLP, encoded by the coding sequence ATAAATAGAATGGATTGGATAACGGCCAAAGAATTTGAAGATATAACCTATAAAAAATGCAATGGTGTTGCCAGAATTGCTTTTAATAGACCTGATGTACGCAATGCTTTTAGACCCAAAACAACATCTGAGTTGTATCAAGCTTTTTATGATGCGCAAGAAGATACATCTATTGGAGTGGTTTTGCTTTCAGCTGAAGGGCCTTCGTCAAAAGATGGAGTGTATTCTTTTTGTAGTGGTGGAGATCAAAACGCTCGTGGTCACCAAGGTTATGTGGGTGATGACGGTCAACATCGATTGAATATTCTTGAAGTGCAACGCTTAATACGTTTTATGCCAAAAGTTGTTATTGCTGTAGTTCCAGGTTGGGCTGTTGGTGGAGGACATAGTTTGCACGTAGTTTGTGATATGACTTTGGCTAGTAAAGAACATGCTATCTTTAAACAAACTGATGCCGATGTTACTAGTTTTGATGGAGGATATGGCTCTGCTTATCTTGCCAAAATGGTAGGACAGAAAAAGGCCCGTGAAATTTTCTTTTTGGGACGTAATTATTCTGCTCAGGAAGCAATGGATATGGGAATGGTGAATGCCGTTATTCCACACGCTGAATTGGAAGATACTGCTTACGAATGGGCGCAGGAAATTCTTGGTAAATCACCGATGGCCATTAAAATGCTTAAATTTGCTATGAATCTTACCGATGATGGTATGGTGGGGCAGCAAGTATTTGCTGGTGAAGCAACAAGATTGGCCTATATGACCGAAGAGGCTAAAGAAGGCCGAAATGCATTCCTTGAAAAGCGCAAACCAAATTTTGAAAAAAAATGGTTGCCTTAA
- a CDS encoding acetate uptake transporter, protein MENKLANPAPLGLLGFGMTTILLNIHNLGFFPVSAVIISMGIFYGGLAQIIAGILSFKNGKTFAGTAFVSYGFFWISLVGIWLFPNTGFEMAGTTPAPFFGCYLAIWGIFTAFMWWGTWGGSKVQQFVFLSLTILFFLLAVSKFTGSETITVIAGGLGIICGSSAFYLAMAELLEEVKNKRVLPY, encoded by the coding sequence ATGGAGAATAAACTAGCAAATCCTGCACCCTTAGGCCTTTTGGGTTTTGGAATGACCACAATTTTATTGAATATTCATAATTTGGGTTTCTTTCCCGTCAGTGCTGTAATCATATCGATGGGTATTTTTTATGGCGGATTGGCCCAAATAATAGCCGGAATATTGTCATTCAAAAACGGAAAAACATTTGCAGGAACTGCTTTTGTCTCATATGGTTTTTTCTGGATTTCCCTAGTGGGTATTTGGCTTTTTCCAAACACCGGTTTTGAAATGGCCGGCACAACGCCAGCTCCTTTCTTCGGATGCTATTTAGCCATTTGGGGGATTTTTACCGCATTTATGTGGTGGGGAACTTGGGGCGGCAGTAAAGTACAGCAATTTGTTTTCCTTTCATTAACCATTTTATTTTTCCTTTTGGCGGTATCAAAATTCACTGGAAGCGAAACCATCACAGTCATTGCTGGAGGTCTTGGCATAATTTGCGGAAGCAGTGCTTTTTACCTCGCAATGGCCGAACTTTTGGAAGAAGTAAAAAACAAAAGAGTTTTACCTTATTAA
- the dnaX gene encoding DNA polymerase III subunit gamma/tau, whose product MEQFVVSARKYRPQTFKDVVGQKAITNTLLNAIENNHLASALLFTGPRGVGKTTCARILARKINQPGYDDPTEDFAFNVFELDAASNNSVDDIRNLIDQVRIPPQTGQYKVYIIDEVHMLSSAAFNAFLKTLEEPPKHAIFILATTEKHKIIPTILSRCQIFDFKRITVKDAKEHLADVATSQGVAFEDDALHIIAQKADGAMRDALSIFDRVVSFCGDNLTRQAVTENLNVLDYETYINVTDLILENKIPDLLMAFNDILSKGFDSHHFVSGLATHFRDLLVSKTPSTLVLLEVGEQAQKMYGIQAQKCSQEFLLKGIEIANDCDLKYKASQNQRLLVELCLMQLASITYDGEKKKLSNL is encoded by the coding sequence ATGGAACAATTTGTAGTATCGGCACGTAAATACCGTCCACAAACATTTAAAGATGTGGTGGGACAAAAAGCAATTACCAACACACTACTCAACGCCATAGAAAACAACCATTTAGCTTCTGCGCTTTTATTCACAGGACCTCGTGGTGTTGGAAAAACAACTTGCGCCCGTATTTTGGCTCGAAAAATCAATCAGCCTGGATACGATGATCCTACTGAAGATTTTGCTTTTAATGTATTCGAACTAGATGCTGCTTCCAACAATTCAGTAGATGATATTCGAAATTTGATCGATCAAGTTCGTATTCCTCCACAAACCGGACAATACAAAGTATATATTATTGATGAGGTTCATATGTTGTCTTCGGCAGCTTTTAATGCTTTTTTAAAAACATTGGAAGAACCGCCAAAACACGCCATATTTATATTGGCAACCACCGAAAAACACAAAATTATTCCAACGATTTTATCGCGTTGTCAAATATTTGATTTCAAAAGAATTACCGTAAAAGACGCTAAAGAACATCTTGCTGATGTCGCTACAAGTCAAGGCGTTGCTTTTGAAGATGATGCGCTTCATATTATTGCCCAAAAAGCAGATGGTGCGATGCGTGATGCTTTGTCTATTTTTGATAGAGTGGTTTCTTTTTGTGGCGATAACCTAACTCGTCAAGCGGTTACCGAAAATTTAAACGTTTTAGACTACGAAACCTACATCAACGTCACCGATTTAATTCTGGAAAATAAAATACCAGACTTATTGATGGCTTTTAATGATATTTTATCCAAAGGTTTTGATAGCCATCATTTTGTATCAGGATTAGCAACTCATTTTAGAGATTTATTGGTAAGCAAAACGCCTTCGACACTTGTATTGCTTGAGGTTGGAGAGCAAGCACAAAAAATGTACGGAATTCAAGCACAAAAATGCAGTCAAGAGTTTCTGTTAAAAGGAATCGAAATTGCCAATGATTGTGATTTAAAATACAAAGCCAGTCAAAATCAACGACTACTTGTCGAGCTTTGTTTGATGCAACTAGCCTCTATCACTTATGATGGAGAAAAAAAAAAGTTGAGCAATTTATAA